The Papaver somniferum cultivar HN1 chromosome 3, ASM357369v1, whole genome shotgun sequence genome includes a region encoding these proteins:
- the LOC113355909 gene encoding dynein regulatory complex subunit 6-like isoform X1 yields the protein MGGACSRKSGGGGSSSSSEDGIQRGRYCKSGSSKWLRTSSFSRLSLDNNQQGNINSPSLLELCIQNICQDIDMYVEKYGTFDKLPRDISQQLFDELVVSCKLNDVILEAFRDCAIEEICLADCPGVEDSWMDIISSQGAALLSVDLSGSDVTDSGLNTLRNCRNLRQLAFNCCDQISENGIQHIMGLSNLTSLSFKRSNAITAQGLSAFTGLVNLIKLDLERCSGIHGGLVHLKGLTKLESLKIRCCNSITDEDMQPLSGSGMLFLLHNYVLTALVSSNFINFSALTNLKELQLSCNKVTDAGVDYLKGLHKLLLLNVEGCPVTGACLGAISDLLALSYLNLNRCSFSDNGCEKFAGLLNLKVLNLGFNNITDTSLVSLKGLTKLESLNLDSCRIGDEGLRNLTGLLNLKNLELSDTAVGSTGLKHISGLARLENLNLSFTVVSDGSLRKLSGLTSLKSLNLDSRQITDAGLEGLTGLTGLTHLDLFGARITDRGTNWLRYFKSLRSLEICGGGITDAGVKNIKELVTLTLLNLSQNANLTDKALEMISGLTALVSLNVSNSRITNAGLHHLKSLKNLRSLSLESCKVSASEIRKLQSTELPNLVNFRPE from the exons ATGGGTGGAGCTTGTTCGAGgaagagtggtggtggtggaagtagTTCAAGTAGTGAAGATGGTATACAAAGAGGAAGGTATTGTAAGAGTGGAAGCTCTAAATGGCTGCGGACATCATCATTTTCACGGCTTAGTCTTGATAATAATCAGCAGGGGAATATCAATTCACCATCTTTGTTGGAATTATGTATTCAGAATATATGTCAG GATATTGATATGTATGTTGAAAAGTATGGTACCTTTGATAAGCTCCCTAGGGATATAAGTCAGCAATTATTCGATGAATTAGTCGTTTCGTGTAAATTGAATGATGTTATTCTTGAAGCTTTTCGAGATTGTGCTATTGAG GAAATCTGCTTGGCGGATTGCCCAGGAGTGGAGGATAGTTGGATGGATATCATTTCATCTCAAGGAGCAGCTTTGTTATCTGTTGATCTTTCGGGTTCTGATGTCACAGATTCTGGGTTGAATACACTtagaaattgcagaaaccttagaCAATTAGCTTTCAATTGTTGTGACCAAATATCAGAAAATGGAATACAGCATATTATGG GCCTATCAAACTTGACATCTTTGAGTTTTAAAAGGAGCAACGCCATCACAGCTCAAGGATTGAGCGCTTTTACTGGTTTAGTGAATTTGATAAAGCTGGATTTGGAGAGATGTTCAGGGATTCATGGCGGACTTGTTCATCTTAAAG GTCTGACGAAGCTTGAATCTCTTAAAATTAGGTGTTGCAATAGCATAACAGATGAAGATATGCAACCTCTTTCAG GAAGTGGAATGTTGTTTCTGTTGCACAATTACGTTCTTACAGCCTTGGTATCTTCTAATTTCATTAACTTTTCAGCGCTTACGAACCTGAAGGAATTGCAGCTTTCCTGCAACAAGGTCACAGATGCAGGTGTTGATTATTTGAAAG GTTTGCATAAACTACTGCTACTGAATGTTGAGGGATGCCCAGTTACCGGGGCATGCTTGGGGGCCATTTCAG ATCTTTTGGCTCTATCTTATCTGAATCTCAACAGATGTTCATTTTCTGACAATGGGTGCGAGAAGTTTGCTG gGCTTCTTAACTTAAAGGTGTTGAACTTGGGATTTAACAACATCACAGATACCAGTTTGGTGAGCCTTAAAG GTTTAACAAAGTTGGAGAGTTTGAATTTGGATTCGTGTAGGATCGGTGATGAAGGCCTGCGGAACTTGACAG GTCTACTGAATTTAAAGAATTTGGAATTATCCGATACAGCAGTTGGAAGCACTGGGCTAAAACATATTTCTG GGTTGGCTAGACTGGAGAATTTGAACCTATCATTCACTGTTGTTAGTGATGGTAGCTTAAGAAAGCTATCTGGATTGACATCTCTAAAGTCACTTAATCTGGATTCTCGCCAAATTACAGATGCTGGCCTTGAAGGTCTTACTG GTTTAACTGGGTTGACTCATCTAGATCTGTTTGGTGCTCGCATTACTGACAGAGGCACAAACTGGTTGCGAT ACTTCAAGAGCCTCCGATCTCTAGAGATATGTGGTGGAGGAATCACAGATGCTGGAGTTAAAAACATTAAAGAGCTTGTTACCTTAACACTATTAAATTTATCGCAAAATGCCAATTTAACAGACAAAGCTTTGGAAATGATTTCCG GTTTGACTGCATTGGTTTCGTTAAATGTTTCAAATTCACGTATAACAAATGCGGGATTGCACCATTTAAAGTCGTTGAAGAATTTAAGATCTCTCTCCTTGGAATCATGTAAAGTTTCAGCAAGTGAAATTAGGAAGTTACAATCCACTGAACTCCCAAATCTGGTGAACTTTCGACCCGAGTGA
- the LOC113355909 gene encoding dynein regulatory complex subunit 6-like isoform X2, protein MGGACSRKSGGGGSSSSSEDGIQRGRYCKSGSSKWLRTSSFSRLSLDNNQQGNINSPSLLELCIQNICQDIDMYVEKYGTFDKLPRDISQQLFDELVVSCKLNDVILEAFRDCAIEEICLADCPGVEDSWMDIISSQGAALLSVDLSGSDVTDSGLNTLRNCRNLRQLAFNCCDQISENGIQHIMGLSNLTSLSFKRSNAITAQGLSAFTGLVNLIKLDLERCSGIHGGLVHLKGLTKLESLKIRCCNSITDEDMQPLSALTNLKELQLSCNKVTDAGVDYLKGLHKLLLLNVEGCPVTGACLGAISDLLALSYLNLNRCSFSDNGCEKFAGLLNLKVLNLGFNNITDTSLVSLKGLTKLESLNLDSCRIGDEGLRNLTGLLNLKNLELSDTAVGSTGLKHISGLARLENLNLSFTVVSDGSLRKLSGLTSLKSLNLDSRQITDAGLEGLTGLTGLTHLDLFGARITDRGTNWLRYFKSLRSLEICGGGITDAGVKNIKELVTLTLLNLSQNANLTDKALEMISGLTALVSLNVSNSRITNAGLHHLKSLKNLRSLSLESCKVSASEIRKLQSTELPNLVNFRPE, encoded by the exons ATGGGTGGAGCTTGTTCGAGgaagagtggtggtggtggaagtagTTCAAGTAGTGAAGATGGTATACAAAGAGGAAGGTATTGTAAGAGTGGAAGCTCTAAATGGCTGCGGACATCATCATTTTCACGGCTTAGTCTTGATAATAATCAGCAGGGGAATATCAATTCACCATCTTTGTTGGAATTATGTATTCAGAATATATGTCAG GATATTGATATGTATGTTGAAAAGTATGGTACCTTTGATAAGCTCCCTAGGGATATAAGTCAGCAATTATTCGATGAATTAGTCGTTTCGTGTAAATTGAATGATGTTATTCTTGAAGCTTTTCGAGATTGTGCTATTGAG GAAATCTGCTTGGCGGATTGCCCAGGAGTGGAGGATAGTTGGATGGATATCATTTCATCTCAAGGAGCAGCTTTGTTATCTGTTGATCTTTCGGGTTCTGATGTCACAGATTCTGGGTTGAATACACTtagaaattgcagaaaccttagaCAATTAGCTTTCAATTGTTGTGACCAAATATCAGAAAATGGAATACAGCATATTATGG GCCTATCAAACTTGACATCTTTGAGTTTTAAAAGGAGCAACGCCATCACAGCTCAAGGATTGAGCGCTTTTACTGGTTTAGTGAATTTGATAAAGCTGGATTTGGAGAGATGTTCAGGGATTCATGGCGGACTTGTTCATCTTAAAG GTCTGACGAAGCTTGAATCTCTTAAAATTAGGTGTTGCAATAGCATAACAGATGAAGATATGCAACCTCTTTCAG CGCTTACGAACCTGAAGGAATTGCAGCTTTCCTGCAACAAGGTCACAGATGCAGGTGTTGATTATTTGAAAG GTTTGCATAAACTACTGCTACTGAATGTTGAGGGATGCCCAGTTACCGGGGCATGCTTGGGGGCCATTTCAG ATCTTTTGGCTCTATCTTATCTGAATCTCAACAGATGTTCATTTTCTGACAATGGGTGCGAGAAGTTTGCTG gGCTTCTTAACTTAAAGGTGTTGAACTTGGGATTTAACAACATCACAGATACCAGTTTGGTGAGCCTTAAAG GTTTAACAAAGTTGGAGAGTTTGAATTTGGATTCGTGTAGGATCGGTGATGAAGGCCTGCGGAACTTGACAG GTCTACTGAATTTAAAGAATTTGGAATTATCCGATACAGCAGTTGGAAGCACTGGGCTAAAACATATTTCTG GGTTGGCTAGACTGGAGAATTTGAACCTATCATTCACTGTTGTTAGTGATGGTAGCTTAAGAAAGCTATCTGGATTGACATCTCTAAAGTCACTTAATCTGGATTCTCGCCAAATTACAGATGCTGGCCTTGAAGGTCTTACTG GTTTAACTGGGTTGACTCATCTAGATCTGTTTGGTGCTCGCATTACTGACAGAGGCACAAACTGGTTGCGAT ACTTCAAGAGCCTCCGATCTCTAGAGATATGTGGTGGAGGAATCACAGATGCTGGAGTTAAAAACATTAAAGAGCTTGTTACCTTAACACTATTAAATTTATCGCAAAATGCCAATTTAACAGACAAAGCTTTGGAAATGATTTCCG GTTTGACTGCATTGGTTTCGTTAAATGTTTCAAATTCACGTATAACAAATGCGGGATTGCACCATTTAAAGTCGTTGAAGAATTTAAGATCTCTCTCCTTGGAATCATGTAAAGTTTCAGCAAGTGAAATTAGGAAGTTACAATCCACTGAACTCCCAAATCTGGTGAACTTTCGACCCGAGTGA